GGATGCGCTCCGGTCCGAATCGCGCGCCGGGTTGAAACGTCGTGGAAACGTCGAGGGGCGCGCCGACGACCACGTATTCGGCCGCCTCGCGGTCGGTGGACGCGCCGGGGAACATCTATTCGAGAATCTTGCGCTGGTCGTCCATTTCGAGGTACTCGATTTCGTCGTCTGGCGAGAGCGAGGTGTCACCGGGCGTCTTGATGGTGATAGTCTCGTAGGTTTCGAGGTCCATGACCTGTGCCACGTCGTCGCTCTCGACGGAGACAATCTGGCCCTGTTTGCGGTTGATGATGGGCACCCAAATCTTCGCGTCAACGGGCTGAGAGAGACTACGCTTCTTGCCGTCGAAGACGCCCTCGGCGTCGATTCGGGCCTTCGCGCTGCCGTGCTTGCCGGGCTTGGCCGTGCTGTAGGAGTTTATTTCGCACGCTGCCTCTTCGATCATCACG
This genomic stretch from Halorussus pelagicus harbors:
- a CDS encoding translation initiation factor IF-5A encodes the protein MAKEQKEVRDLQEGNYVMIEEAACEINSYSTAKPGKHGSAKARIDAEGVFDGKKRSLSQPVDAKIWVPIINRKQGQIVSVESDDVAQVMDLETYETITIKTPGDTSLSPDDEIEYLEMDDQRKILE